In Bosea sp. (in: a-proteobacteria), one DNA window encodes the following:
- a CDS encoding DNA polymerase III subunit delta', with amino-acid sequence MRETSDEPDRLPSAPHPRETLALVGHAARERIFLEALTSGRMHHAWLLGGPEGIGKASFAYRAARFLLAGGDPQARAARSADLAMPEADPAVRRVMAQSHPDLHVLRRIPKQDGKGYTSNIPVDAVRRVIDRFGASAAEGGWRVCIVDSAEDMDRPAANALLKLLEEPPPRALFLIVAHAPGRMLPTIRSRCRLMTFEPLAEADVAQAGRLALERMGMPFDGSALAQAARLSEGSVRRALTYVDPQTLALVEAVRARLDALPQIDLSALIALAEDVAGKAGERDFTVMIETVQGWISDHLHAHAAGGPGRLAPLAEVWEKLRAAAREAETYNLDRRPLVMTLFHDLSSAVSRSRAA; translated from the coding sequence ATGCGAGAGACCAGCGACGAACCCGACCGGCTGCCGAGCGCGCCGCATCCGCGCGAGACGCTCGCCCTCGTCGGCCATGCCGCGCGTGAGCGCATCTTCCTCGAGGCGCTGACGTCCGGCCGCATGCACCATGCCTGGCTGCTCGGCGGGCCGGAGGGCATCGGCAAGGCGAGCTTCGCCTATCGTGCGGCGCGCTTCCTGCTCGCCGGTGGCGATCCGCAGGCGCGCGCGGCAAGGAGCGCCGACCTCGCCATGCCGGAAGCCGACCCGGCGGTGCGGCGGGTGATGGCGCAATCGCATCCGGACCTGCATGTGCTGCGCCGGATTCCGAAGCAGGACGGCAAGGGCTATACCAGCAACATCCCCGTCGACGCCGTCAGGCGGGTGATCGACCGCTTCGGCGCGAGCGCGGCGGAGGGCGGCTGGCGCGTCTGCATCGTCGACTCGGCCGAGGACATGGATCGTCCGGCCGCCAATGCGCTTTTGAAGCTCCTGGAGGAGCCGCCGCCGCGGGCGCTGTTCCTGATCGTCGCCCATGCGCCGGGGCGGATGCTGCCGACGATCCGCTCGCGCTGCCGGCTCATGACCTTCGAGCCGCTGGCCGAGGCCGATGTCGCGCAGGCTGGCCGGCTGGCGCTGGAGCGCATGGGGATGCCCTTCGACGGTTCGGCGCTGGCGCAGGCCGCAAGGCTGTCCGAAGGCTCGGTGCGGCGGGCCTTGACCTATGTCGATCCGCAGACGCTGGCGCTGGTCGAGGCGGTGAGGGCGCGGCTCGACGCGCTGCCGCAGATCGACCTTTCCGCCCTCATTGCGCTCGCCGAGGATGTCGCCGGCAAGGCGGGCGAACGCGACTTTACGGTGATGATCGAGACGGTGCAGGGCTGGATTTCCGACCACCTCCACGCCCATGCCGCGGGCGGGCCGGGGCGCCTTGCACCGCTGGCGGAGGTATGGGAAAAGCTCAGGGCTGCGGCGCGCGAGGCCGAGACCTATAATCTCGACCGCCGGCCGCTGGTGATGACCCTGTTTCATGATCTGTCGTCTGCGGTTTCCCGCTCGCGCGCAGCGTGA
- a CDS encoding MBL fold metallo-hydrolase: MTLTVTILGCGSSGGVPRPGSGWGACDPHEPKNRRRRCSILVERSGPDGTTRVLVDTSPDLREQLLAAAVPALDGVLMTHSHADHTHGIDDLRALVLHMRQRIRIYADTPTEASLRARFGYLFETPPGSYYPPILDLDQITAGRQQTIDGAGGPVTALPFRVEHGPNYEALGFRFGDLAYLPDVSLIPPAAMEAMADLDVLILDCLRETPHPSHFHLAQSLEAIAKLRPRRAILTNLHVDLDYASLTSRLAGIADIAFDGMTVSVPG; the protein is encoded by the coding sequence ATGACGCTGACCGTCACCATCCTCGGCTGCGGATCGTCCGGCGGCGTGCCGCGGCCGGGCTCCGGCTGGGGCGCCTGCGATCCGCACGAGCCGAAGAACCGGCGCCGGCGCTGCTCGATCCTGGTCGAGCGCTCCGGCCCGGACGGCACGACGCGGGTTCTGGTCGATACCTCGCCGGATCTGCGTGAGCAGCTTCTGGCGGCCGCGGTGCCGGCGCTCGACGGCGTGCTGATGACGCATAGCCACGCCGACCATACCCATGGCATCGACGATCTGCGGGCGCTCGTGCTGCACATGCGCCAGCGCATCCGCATCTATGCCGATACCCCGACCGAGGCTTCGCTGCGCGCGCGCTTCGGCTATCTCTTCGAGACGCCGCCCGGCAGCTATTATCCGCCGATCCTCGATCTCGACCAGATCACGGCCGGCCGGCAGCAGACCATCGACGGCGCCGGCGGGCCGGTCACGGCGCTGCCGTTCCGGGTCGAGCACGGGCCGAACTACGAGGCGCTGGGCTTCCGCTTCGGCGACCTGGCCTATCTGCCGGATGTCAGCCTGATCCCGCCGGCCGCGATGGAGGCGATGGCCGATCTCGATGTCCTGATCCTCGACTGCCTGCGCGAGACGCCGCATCCGAGCCATTTCCATCTGGCGCAATCGCTGGAGGCGATCGCCAAGCTGAGGCCGCGGCGCGCGATCCTGACCAATCTCCATGTCGATCTGGATTATGCCAGCCTGACCAGTCGCTTGGCGGGAATTGCGGATATCGCGTTCGACGGCATGACGGTGTCGGTTCCGGGCTGA
- the tmk gene encoding dTMP kinase — MGKGRFITLEGGEGAGKSTLARALSERLSAAGITARTTREPGGSPKAEAIRGTILAGQVRDFGPFAEALMFSAARIDHIDSLIRPALERGEWVICDRFIDSTRVYQGVLGKLDRALLAALEAVTVSGLMPELTLILDLDPQIGLARAAGRRRPGEAADRFEGETLAFHRNLRQAYLAIAQAEPQRCVVLDATQPPEALAEAAWRVLRERLPVDPEP, encoded by the coding sequence ATGGGCAAGGGCCGTTTTATCACGCTCGAAGGCGGGGAGGGGGCCGGCAAGTCGACGCTGGCGCGCGCGCTCAGCGAGCGGCTCAGCGCAGCCGGCATCACGGCCAGGACGACGCGCGAGCCCGGTGGCTCGCCCAAGGCCGAGGCGATCCGCGGGACAATCCTGGCGGGGCAGGTGCGCGATTTCGGGCCCTTCGCGGAAGCGCTGATGTTCTCGGCCGCCCGGATCGACCATATCGATAGCCTGATCCGCCCGGCGCTGGAGCGCGGCGAATGGGTGATCTGCGATCGCTTCATCGATTCGACGCGGGTCTATCAGGGCGTGCTGGGCAAGCTCGATCGCGCGCTCCTGGCCGCGCTCGAGGCCGTGACGGTTTCGGGGTTGATGCCGGAGCTGACGCTGATCCTCGATCTCGATCCTCAGATCGGCCTTGCCCGCGCCGCCGGCCGGCGCCGGCCGGGGGAGGCGGCCGACCGCTTCGAGGGCGAGACGCTGGCCTTCCACCGCAATCTGCGCCAAGCCTATCTCGCTATCGCCCAGGCGGAACCGCAGCGCTGCGTCGTGCTCGACGCGACGCAGCCGCCCGAGGCGCTCGCCGAGGCCGCATGGCGCGTCCTGCGCGAGCGCCTTCCCGTCGATCCGGAACCGTGA
- a CDS encoding TatD family hydrolase, translating to MLIDTHCHLDYPDFAEELPAYVARAEEAGVGRMVTISTRVARFADYAAIAERFASVWFSVGTHPHQAHEELDVTPERLAELARHPRCVAIGEAGLDYHYDSSPREAQAQGLRSHIAAARMTRLPLVIHAREADDDMIAILREETGKGAFPAILHCFTAGEALALAGVEFGFYVSFSGILTFRTSEDLRRIARMVPRERLLVETDAPYLAPVPFRGKRNQPAYVVETAKVLADAIGVSFDEAARITTENAKRCYWKMDHAAPVAQVA from the coding sequence ATGCTGATCGATACGCATTGCCATCTCGACTACCCGGACTTCGCCGAGGAACTGCCGGCCTATGTCGCGCGGGCGGAGGAGGCCGGGGTCGGCCGGATGGTGACGATCTCGACCCGCGTCGCCCGCTTCGCCGACTACGCGGCGATCGCGGAGCGCTTTGCCTCGGTCTGGTTCTCGGTCGGCACGCATCCGCATCAGGCGCATGAGGAGCTCGACGTCACGCCCGAGCGGCTCGCCGAGCTCGCGCGCCATCCGCGCTGCGTCGCCATCGGCGAAGCCGGGCTCGACTACCATTACGATTCCAGCCCGCGCGAAGCGCAGGCGCAGGGACTCAGGAGCCATATCGCCGCGGCGCGGATGACGCGGCTGCCGCTCGTCATCCATGCCCGCGAGGCCGATGACGACATGATCGCGATCCTGCGCGAGGAGACGGGGAAGGGCGCCTTCCCGGCCATCCTGCACTGCTTCACCGCCGGCGAAGCGCTCGCCTTGGCCGGCGTCGAGTTCGGCTTCTACGTCTCCTTCTCCGGCATCCTGACCTTCAGGACCTCGGAGGATTTGCGCCGGATCGCCCGGATGGTGCCGCGCGAGCGCCTTCTGGTCGAGACGGATGCGCCTTATCTCGCGCCGGTTCCGTTCAGAGGCAAGCGCAACCAGCCGGCCTATGTCGTTGAAACGGCTAAGGTTCTGGCCGATGCGATCGGCGTCTCTTTCGATGAGGCCGCGCGGATCACCACCGAGAACGCCAAGCGCTGCTACTGGAAGATGGACCACGCCGCGCCGGTCGCGCAGGTGGCTTGA
- a CDS encoding winged helix DNA-binding protein, producing MTTLKVGIAGYDEMKARTMRIARGEEKPAADDPKVWFTSMESFAQLLSSGNRELLRVIDEQSPGSLEELSRITGRAKPNLSRTLKKMARYGLIRMDPGEGQKLVPKVLHDRVELALPLLERRAAKGGQ from the coding sequence ATGACCACATTGAAAGTCGGGATTGCCGGCTACGATGAGATGAAGGCCCGCACCATGCGGATCGCGCGCGGCGAAGAAAAGCCGGCGGCCGACGATCCGAAGGTGTGGTTCACATCCATGGAATCCTTCGCGCAGCTCCTTTCCAGCGGGAACCGCGAGCTGCTGCGCGTCATCGACGAGCAGTCGCCCGGCTCGCTGGAGGAACTGTCGCGGATCACGGGGCGGGCGAAGCCCAACCTGTCCCGAACCCTCAAGAAAATGGCGCGCTACGGCCTGATCCGCATGGACCCCGGCGAGGGCCAGAAGCTCGTGCCCAAGGTGCTGCATGATCGCGTGGAGCTGGCGTTGCCCTTGCTCGAACGCCGCGCGGCAAAAGGAGGCCAATGA
- the metG gene encoding methionine--tRNA ligase gives MATAPKFYLTTAIHYTNGPPHIGHAYEMVASDAIARFKRLDGYDVLAMTGTDEHGQKVARTAAQNGLSPKAFVDKIAARFQEMEQRLGCSFDRFIRTTDADHLPSTQELWRRMEANGDIYLAKYSGWYSVRDEAFYGEEETTLQPDGTRLGGQGTPVEWVEEESYFFKLKSYQDRLLKLYEEVPDFISPETRRNEVVSFVKSGLEDLSISRTTFDWGLPVPGDPKHVMYVWVDALNNYVTGTGFPDPASPRAHYWPADVHIIGKDIVRFHAVYWPAFLMSAGLPLPKRVFGHGFLLNKGAKMSKSVGNVVDPFDLADLYGVDQLRYFFLREVSFGQDGNYSHEAIVGRINADLANDLGNLAQRSLTMIAKNCEGRVPPCGTLTEADEAMLAMADAALAKARAAMKDFALHTVLADLWAVVAEANRYFAGNEPWRLSKTDPARRDTVLYVTIEVLREIAILVQPVMPQAAGKLLDLLGVAPEARGFASLGPAHRLVSGTVLPAPSAIFPRYVEPEDGQAA, from the coding sequence ATGGCCACGGCCCCGAAATTCTATCTGACGACCGCGATCCATTACACCAATGGCCCGCCGCATATCGGCCACGCCTATGAGATGGTGGCGTCGGACGCGATCGCGCGCTTCAAGCGCCTCGACGGCTACGACGTCCTCGCCATGACCGGCACCGACGAGCACGGCCAGAAGGTGGCGCGCACGGCAGCGCAGAACGGCCTCTCGCCTAAGGCGTTCGTCGACAAGATCGCGGCGCGCTTCCAGGAAATGGAGCAGCGCCTCGGCTGCTCCTTCGACCGCTTCATCCGCACCACCGATGCCGACCATCTGCCCTCGACCCAGGAGCTCTGGCGGCGGATGGAGGCCAATGGCGACATCTACCTCGCCAAATATTCCGGCTGGTACTCGGTGCGCGACGAAGCCTTCTACGGCGAGGAGGAGACCACCCTCCAGCCCGACGGCACGCGGCTCGGCGGGCAGGGGACGCCGGTCGAATGGGTCGAGGAGGAGAGCTATTTCTTCAAGCTCAAATCCTATCAGGACCGGCTGCTGAAGCTCTATGAGGAGGTGCCGGACTTCATCTCGCCGGAAACGCGCCGGAACGAGGTCGTCTCCTTCGTCAAGAGCGGGCTCGAGGACCTCTCGATCAGCCGCACGACCTTCGACTGGGGCCTGCCCGTGCCGGGCGACCCGAAGCACGTCATGTATGTCTGGGTCGATGCGCTGAACAATTACGTCACCGGGACGGGCTTCCCCGATCCGGCCAGCCCGCGCGCGCATTACTGGCCGGCGGACGTCCACATCATCGGCAAGGACATCGTGCGCTTCCACGCGGTCTATTGGCCGGCCTTTCTGATGTCGGCCGGGCTGCCGCTGCCGAAGCGCGTCTTCGGCCACGGCTTCCTGCTGAACAAGGGCGCCAAGATGTCGAAGTCGGTCGGCAACGTCGTCGATCCGTTCGATCTCGCCGATCTCTATGGCGTCGACCAGCTGCGCTATTTCTTCCTGCGCGAGGTCTCCTTCGGCCAGGACGGCAACTACAGCCACGAGGCCATCGTCGGGCGCATCAATGCCGACCTCGCCAACGACCTCGGCAATCTGGCGCAGCGCTCGCTCACGATGATCGCCAAGAACTGCGAGGGCAGGGTGCCGCCTTGCGGAACGCTGACCGAGGCCGACGAAGCCATGCTCGCCATGGCCGACGCGGCGCTCGCCAAGGCGCGCGCGGCGATGAAGGATTTCGCCCTTCATACCGTTCTGGCCGATCTCTGGGCCGTGGTGGCGGAGGCGAACCGCTATTTCGCCGGCAACGAGCCCTGGCGCCTGAGCAAGACCGACCCGGCCCGCCGCGACACCGTGCTCTACGTCACGATCGAGGTGCTGCGCGAGATCGCGATCCTGGTCCAGCCGGTGATGCCGCAGGCCGCCGGCAAGCTACTCGATCTCCTCGGCGTCGCGCCCGAGGCGCGCGGCTTCGCCTCGCTCGGCCCGGCGCATCGGCTCGTCAGCGGCACGGTCCTGCCGGCGCCGAGCGCGATCTTCCCGCGCTATGTCGAGCCCGAGGACGGCCAGGCGGCGTGA
- a CDS encoding septal ring lytic transglycosylase RlpA family protein — MMSGPMPASSCVPTVARLGCVVLAGLFAANCAGNQVAGRRSKEIGAFPQAKYGTASPRVVAEGEDVPKGGGRQLIGKAYSVAGKRYVPFEKPVGYAQVGTASWYGEAFHGRRTANGEIYDRHSVSAAHPTMPLPAYARVTNLMNSRSIIVRVNDRGPFHGGRMMDLSQATADALAFRHLGTARIKMEYLGQASLAGSDDKLLLATLRTDGTPAPIPGTSARTMVASAEPVATTRTRSVDLDAPPAAEPAPVATPVVQAYAPPQPRTITPSAPVVATLASAVSTPVEGPSLRTAPLPPNRPFDLDTIAGAARPVVMPATLRTTLPPPRANLASLFAAPEKGAAGRLAKTHPLNRLAPQPLQPLARN; from the coding sequence ATGATGTCAGGGCCGATGCCGGCGTCCTCCTGCGTTCCCACCGTCGCCCGTCTCGGATGCGTCGTCCTCGCCGGCCTGTTCGCCGCCAACTGCGCCGGAAACCAGGTCGCCGGGCGCCGCTCCAAGGAGATCGGCGCCTTCCCGCAGGCGAAATACGGTACCGCCAGCCCGCGCGTGGTCGCGGAAGGCGAGGACGTGCCGAAGGGCGGCGGCCGTCAGCTGATCGGCAAGGCCTATTCCGTCGCCGGCAAGCGCTATGTCCCGTTCGAGAAGCCGGTCGGCTATGCGCAGGTCGGCACCGCCTCCTGGTATGGCGAGGCTTTCCACGGCCGCCGGACGGCCAATGGCGAGATCTACGACCGCCACAGCGTCTCGGCCGCGCATCCGACCATGCCGCTGCCGGCCTATGCGCGCGTCACCAACCTGATGAACAGCCGCTCGATCATCGTGCGCGTCAACGATCGCGGCCCCTTCCATGGCGGGCGCATGATGGACCTCTCCCAGGCCACCGCCGACGCGCTCGCCTTCCGCCATCTCGGCACGGCGCGCATCAAGATGGAATATCTCGGCCAGGCCTCGCTCGCCGGCTCCGACGACAAGCTCCTCCTCGCCACGCTACGCACCGACGGCACGCCCGCGCCGATCCCGGGCACCAGCGCCCGGACCATGGTCGCCAGCGCCGAGCCGGTCGCCACCACCCGCACGCGCAGCGTCGACCTCGATGCGCCGCCGGCAGCCGAACCGGCGCCCGTCGCCACGCCGGTCGTGCAGGCCTATGCCCCGCCGCAGCCGCGGACGATCACGCCCTCCGCCCCGGTCGTCGCGACGCTCGCCTCCGCCGTCTCGACGCCGGTCGAAGGCCCCAGCCTGCGCACCGCGCCGCTGCCGCCGAACCGGCCGTTCGATCTCGATACGATCGCCGGCGCGGCCAGGCCCGTCGTGATGCCCGCGACGCTGCGCACGACCCTGCCGCCGCCGCGGGCCAATCTGGCGAGCCTGTTCGCCGCCCCGGAGAAAGGGGCGGCCGGGCGCCTTGCCAAGACGCATCCGCTCAACAGGCTCGCGCCGCAGCCCTTGCAGCCGCTCGCCCGCAACTGA
- a CDS encoding DUF6516 family protein, producing the protein MSEDRDPSLDTLLDLDGQVLVVDPESGHWVKFVVTRVPVSPEKPHGLDYSLTLHGPSGERLVGFDNAHPVGRGRRGGPMDHRHRLQTVKPYAYEDAATLLADFWQAVDAVLKERGVL; encoded by the coding sequence ATGAGCGAGGATCGTGACCCGAGCCTCGACACGCTTCTGGACCTCGACGGTCAGGTGCTCGTTGTCGATCCCGAGAGCGGCCATTGGGTAAAGTTCGTCGTCACCCGCGTTCCGGTCTCGCCGGAGAAGCCGCACGGCCTCGATTACTCGCTCACGCTTCACGGGCCTTCGGGCGAGCGGCTGGTCGGCTTCGACAACGCCCATCCGGTCGGCCGGGGCAGGCGTGGCGGGCCGATGGACCATCGGCACCGTCTCCAGACCGTGAAGCCTTACGCCTACGAGGATGCGGCCACGCTGCTGGCCGACTTCTGGCAGGCGGTGGACGCGGTGTTGAAGGAGCGAGGCGTGCTATGA